atttattcaGTCATATTTGAGTAAtcataaatatgataaagtGTATAAGGTGTACAAAAAGatgaaattaaagaaaaatatacctattaaatatttaaatgtgaAAAATTTGATATACAGTTTTAAGAAGTGTGATATAGACAAAGGGGATGTATTGAATGAATTAAAACTGATTAGTAAatcttatttaaatttatatttttcaaaagattcttattttgtattaactAAAACAATGttatacaaacatatttgtaattacttaaaaaaaaaatgtgacatgaatttaataattaatatatttaatctaAATgaacttataaaatatttcataaaatttaaaagttttattaatataagaaaattatatttccttttactaaaatattcctttataaaaacatataaaacatacttaatattaataagatTTTTCAACAATTTAAATCATGAGAAAAATGAGCAAATAAATATGGAAAGTGAAATGGAAGTAGGTGAAACCGACTTCAGTGAAGATGAAAAAGTAGAAAGTGAAACTAATTgtccttttaaaaaaaataggggAATTTacaatgatataataaatttaaggaAGAAGAAACTGTCGTATTACATTTTCAAAAGTAAAGAGTCGAAAGAagattttaatttatataataaagtttATGAGATTGcgaaaaaagataaatatgacatgagtttatttatattaagtaACTTTATTAccgaatatattttttttgatcaTCCGTCAGATGAAATATTAGAAAGTGAACTGagtaacataaataatatactaaacatatattttgaatcagtgaaccttttttttcataaacaGAATTATAGGATAActctaaatatatttttttttctactactatttttaaattattatgtgacaagatatataaaaaacgaTATTAAATATGCCCGTTTTCTAAAACAAAATGccataaatttctttttgtccaataattatgaaataattaaaatgaataagaatgatatatatgcatatatacccaattttatattaaatatggtCTTCTTATCTGtgaatcatttaaaaaatgctCAACATTTGAAGGAGCTTATTTCAATGGGTTTAGAACATGATTCGTATgattataacaaaaataccATTGACCCGGTAaactgtaaaaatataatgtttatatttttacttctgAAAAACAATGTAATTTTATGCAACGCAACTATGGAAAAAGACATATATGATAAgcaaaagaataataataataataataacaaaaaaaatattacagaaATTGcaaatgttaaaataaaaagtaactatttatataaagacataattgaaaaaaattataatgaagaaaaacaTGTAGAACTAAATAGACTATTTGCTAGCTCTAATAATGTTGCAAATGtatttgttaaattaaaatatacaattggttcaaataaaataaatgaagattCTTTGAAAGATTTTTTATTCAACAAGCTGAAAATGTTTGTAAGTAATAGAAACTTCgattcattaataaatatattaaaagatattttttttacgtacaacaatatcatatatttaaattcaaGAGATTTCCTTCGCATATATGAAAACTTAGATGGGATTTATGACAATGTATTGTCTGTCTTaaccattattatttttgctgAGAACAATAGAAATTTCAAGGAACAGAATGCTTTATTATCCAAAGGATCAGAAGAACATTTAGAAATAGAAAGTAACGAAATAAACATTCATGAATATATCGCAATGTTAAGGTCTATGAATAAAGATTATTTTAAACATCTATTGAATCAAAAAATAGTGagcaatattttaaaaaactacgaaagttttattcatatgtgcatttattttgatttaagtaaaaaaagggTGGATAATATAGTAAATTTCTTGGAAATGTTAAGAAaggtaacaaaaaaaaaaaaaaaatttttttttaatatgtttgtTCAACTAAATTCCTTAGCGTGATGATAGGAATACGCGTACATATGTACcccatttatacatatgccCAAGCACGAATTTCGCATATACATACCtctacatatttatttcctCCCTTTTTTAGTGTAACATTGCCCTTAGTACAGAAATATTGATAGATATCTTTTCTTTACTCTTCGATAGAaatatggtaaaaaaaaaaaaatttgcaaatatacaattaaagATATTCTAAGTGGTTTGTATatgttattacattttttttcaatttttcttcagaataatttaatattcaatgagtttgaaatattttcttcatctAAGAAGGcaaataattttgaattatattaCATTGTTATGAAAGCGGCGTTTTTCGAAGgtaaaaaatgggaaaaaagaaaaggacagtacatatgtaaatgtgTATGTGgatatgtgtgcatatgtTCATGTATTTACCAAATTACtgataatttaattttttttttatctctcTTATTCATAGAAAACGTTGGAATGACCCTGAAGATTTTCAGTATCGTGTTAAGCTTATTTAACGTAAGAAATATTCCTTTAAATTTCTTTGAATGTGTTctattaattttgaaaaaaaaggggaaattTAAAGACTTATATGAATCTACAGATAAATTGCATAGGGAGctaataaattttgaaaagaataaacaTTTCTTAAGTTTGGATAATTTAACACTTGATGTAAAAAgtattttgaataaatataaaagggaaaaacaattttgagccatatttataaaaaaaatacgtaagtattaatatatatatatatatatgcatttttgcAGATTTATGATTTTTTGGCATGTTTAgtgttttaatttaaaacgTCCCTGCACATTAGTACTGTTCATATGTAGCATACATTAATTTGTGTTCATAAACAAATGTTTTccttgtaatatatttttttgtttttttaaattatctctgtgctgtttattttttaattataaatgtaaataaacgCGAATACGTAAATGTATGCAAACATGTGTatattgtacatatgtatatgtacacatgaaaggaaaaaaaaaaaaaatacaaacttacaaaaataaaatattacttttttaatgtagcttttttttttgtgcttttttaaatggtaaacaaaaaagaaatataatattgctTG
The sequence above is drawn from the Plasmodium malariae genome assembly, chromosome: 5 genome and encodes:
- the PmUG01_05029600 gene encoding conserved Plasmodium protein, unknown function codes for the protein MKSTFFPKLYILLFFTFYNNILSCFLLKNIPFFFNNSEFMPRTQKYGNTRTTLRLEKSASSAEKPLSSNINNSKIYEEIKTYLSNTSFLRKDKNNNANYLDEFICNFVSSPDGWNKVEIDDMNNNDIKNLINFLNEEYKRAFLSTDKKRKKAENNLNSENLKSLLVSLGSVVIDDMNLEAFYNHVEIYLLLLKFCKDNYVSFSFIKNEIVNIMNKIIKYSQNYLHDTHSCDKLKIVFLNMHELIKDIKKNNAIKVNIRNFLYILNSNIVLNNNNIFYFLTEIFSSLNLLVQKNPELVHQYEYIINPHFFFLCIFSLYSYNISKARFYYFLLLIHNQVNLTDLKEHVLKYDDNLNYSVYRNCIINTIFEEEKKKYESIKEIIVESENNATNIKKRNEKCIENLKDISNEKEKKIPESSKEQLLVKEYRTLLFKELYDNISIKILLFYVFFYFSDHYFCIIILLNFKNLAKNRNQDDRLVHITNYFFFILLDNLCYIRDYSKILLVLSLYKKNFISFNEKNLHDVKKIFNLVINNNIEEVHSIGLSNLLLEISESIKNVENEKKCINKNNVKNLCGNKNVHKKVHKNNIILKEKNEKEVTKIDDEHATEESGKPFVSNSKGKNEIISSSYMKDNFNNYLLYLLKKKAYDKIEHLEKRDNVYVNNKTYSLFIQSYLSNHKYDKVYKVYKKMKLKKNIPIKYLNVKNLIYSFKKCDIDKGDVLNELKLISKSYLNLYFSKDSYFVLTKTMLYKHICNYLKKKCDMNLIINIFNLNELIKYFIKFKSFINIRKLYFLLLKYSFIKTYKTYLILIRFFNNLNHEKNEQINMESEMEVGETDFSEDEKVESETNCPFKKNRGIYNDIINLRKKKLSYYIFKSKESKEDFNLYNKVYEIAKKDKYDMSLFILSNFITEYIFFDHPSDEILESELSNINNILNIYFESVNLFFHKQNYRITLNIFFFLLLFLNYYVTRYIKNDIKYARFLKQNAINFFLSNNYEIIKMNKNDIYAYIPNFILNMVFLSVNHLKNAQHLKELISMGLEHDSYDYNKNTIDPVNCKNIMFIFLLLKNNVILCNATMEKDIYDKQKNNNNNNNKKNITEIANVKIKSNYLYKDIIEKNYNEEKHVELNRLFASSNNVANVFVKLKYTIGSNKINEDSLKDFLFNKLKMFVSNRNFDSLINILKDIFFTYNNIIYLNSRDFLRIYENLDGIYDNVLSVLTIIIFAENNRNFKEQNALLSKGSEEHLEIESNEINIHEYIAMLRSMNKDYFKHLLNQKIVSNILKNYESFIHMCIYFDLSKKRVDNIVNFLEMLRKCNIALSTEILIDIFSLLFDRNMNNLIFNEFEIFSSSKKANNFELYYIVMKAAFFEENVGMTLKIFSIVLSLFNVRNIPLNFFECVLLILKKKGKFKDLYESTDKLHRELINFEKNKHFLSLDNLTLDVKSILNKYKREKQF